In Thiothrix unzii, the sequence ACGCCACCAACTGGTTTACGCTGCGGTGAACGAGGCGATTACCTCCGGGCAATTGCACGCGCTCACGATCCGCACGTTTACTCCGGCTGAAAAAACCGCTTAACCGGAAACCCTGCACTATGGATGCACAACACCGTAACCATCATCCCGCGTTGATGCCCATCAGTGACGAAGAACTCGCCCGCGAAAGCTGGAAAGTGTTTCAGATCATGGGGGAATTTGTGGATGGCTTTGAACGCTTGGCACATTTACGCCCGTCGGTGAGTATTTTTGGGTCGGCACGTATTTTAGCGGATGACCCACTGTACGCTTTGACGGAAGCCATTGCGCACAAGTTATCGGATGCGGGTTTCGCGGTGGTCAGCGGTGGCGGCCCCGGCTTAATGGAAGCCGCCAACAAAGGGGCATTCGCCGGGAAATCGCCCAGCGTCGGTTTAAACATTCAGCTACCGCACGAGCAACAGACCAACGCTTACCAAGATGTATCGCTGTATTTCCGGCACTTTTTCTCACGCAAGGTGATGTTTGTTAAATACGCTTCTGCTTACGTGGTAATGCCCGGTGGTTTTGGCACATTGGATGAATTGGCGGAAATCATTACCTTGGTACAAACCGGGAAAAGCCGTAAGATACCCATCGTGCTAGTGCACACGCCATTCTGGACGGGGCTACTGGAGTGGTTCAGGAATACGCTGGTAAAACAGGGTACAATAGCTGCCGATGACTTGGATTTGTTTGTCGTCCTTGATGACGCAGATGCCATCGTTAAACACATTTTCCACTATTACGAACGCGCGGTTTCCGGCCCCTCTGCTGCCGAACGCGCTAATTTCATGGAGATATAATAATGAAAACAACCGTCTTACTGGCTGTTGCTCTTGGGCTGACAACACTCAGCGGTGTAGCCGCTCATGCCGATGAAACCGCACCATCGGTTTACGCGATTGAACCGATGGCTGCGGAAGCAATGCCGGAAGTTGCCCCACAAGCGGTAGTAGCTGATGTTGAAGCTGAAGTGGAACCAGTCGCCGTTGACGTACCGAT encodes:
- a CDS encoding TIGR00730 family Rossman fold protein gives rise to the protein MDAQHRNHHPALMPISDEELARESWKVFQIMGEFVDGFERLAHLRPSVSIFGSARILADDPLYALTEAIAHKLSDAGFAVVSGGGPGLMEAANKGAFAGKSPSVGLNIQLPHEQQTNAYQDVSLYFRHFFSRKVMFVKYASAYVVMPGGFGTLDELAEIITLVQTGKSRKIPIVLVHTPFWTGLLEWFRNTLVKQGTIAADDLDLFVVLDDADAIVKHIFHYYERAVSGPSAAERANFMEI